A single region of the Gorilla gorilla gorilla isolate KB3781 chromosome 1, NHGRI_mGorGor1-v2.1_pri, whole genome shotgun sequence genome encodes:
- the IER5 gene encoding immediate early response gene 5 protein — MEFKLEAHRIVSISLGKIYNSRVQRGGIKLHKNLLVSLVLRSARQVYLSDPCPGLYLAGPAGTPAPPPQQQPGEPAAGPPAGWGEPPPPAARASWPETEPQPERSSVSDAPRVGDEVPVATVTGVGDVFQGGEADATEAAWSRVEGPRQAAAREAEGTAGGWGVFPEVSRAARRPCGCPLGGEDPPGTPAATPCAACCCAPRPAEDESPAPPAVCPRKRCAAGVGGGPAGCPAPGSTPLKKPRRNLEHPPSGGEDDDAEEMETGNVANLISIFGSSFSGLLRKSPGGGREEEEGEESGPEAAEPGQICCDKPVLRDMNPWSTAIVAF; from the coding sequence ATGGAGTTCAAGCTGGAGGCTCACCGCATCGTCAGCATCTCTCTGGGCAAGATCTACAACTCGCGGGTCCAGCGCGGCGGCATCAAGCTGCATAAGAACCTCCTGGTCTCGCTGGTGTTGCGCAGCGCCCGCCAAGTCTACCTGAGCGACCCGTGCCCCGGCCTCTACCTGGCCGGTCCCGCTGGGACCCCGGCGCCGCCACCGCAGCAGCAGCCCGGGGAGCCGGCGGCCGGGCCACCCGCCGGCTGGGGAGAGCCGCCCCCGCCCGCCGCTCGTGCCTCTTGGCCGGAGACCGAGCCGCAGCCGGAGCGCTCCTCCGTCTCAGACGCGCCGCGGGTAGGGGACGAGGTGCCGGTGGCCACGGTGACTGGAGTCGGGGACGTTTTTCAGGGCGGAGAGGCGGACGCGACGGAAGCTGCCTGGAGCCGCGTGGAGGGGCCGCGCCAGGCGGCGGCCAGAGAAGCCGAGGGTACCGCCGGGGGCTGGGGCGTCTTCCCTGAGGTATCTCGTGCCGCGCGCCGCCCCTGCGGCTGCCCTCTAGGCGGGGAGGACCCGCCGGGTACACCGGCCGCGACCCCCTGCGCTGCCTGCTGCTGCGCGCCGCGACCAGCCGAGGACGAGTCCCCCGCGCCGCCCGCGGTGTGCCCCAGGAAGCGCTGCGCGGCGGGGGTGGGCGGCGGCCCAGCGGGCTGCCCGGCGCCCGGCTCGACCCCGCTCAAGAAGCCCCGCCGGAACTTAGAGCACCCGCCGAGTGGAGGAGAGGACGACGACGCGGAGGAGATGGAGACCGGGAACGTGGCTAACCTCATCAGCATCTTCGGTTCCAGTTTCTCGGGACTCCTACGGAAAAGCCCCGGGGGcggcagggaggaagaggagggagaggagagcgGTCCGGAAGCCGCCGAGCCCGGGCAGATCTGCTGCGATAAGCCGGTGCTGAGAGACATGAACCCCTGGAGCACAGCCATCGTGGCCTTCTGA